The Gemmata palustris genome includes a region encoding these proteins:
- a CDS encoding hybrid sensor histidine kinase/response regulator: MGTDPKVSRPPGSVTRVLLIDDDEDDRFLTEERLADVPGRPYSLDWTPQYAEGLEAICTGTHDVYLLDFHLGARTGIELLREARARGRSAPVILFTGQAHSRTDFEALDAGADDYLEKAGLTSSLLDRAIRFAVAQSRASAELERKVQERTDELARANAALREADKRKDEFLALLAHELRNPLTPIMNALEILRLANDTGDTVRRQRERMERQVAQLKRLVEDLLDVSRITTGKLRLTIEPLTIQDVMESVLDMSRSLFEKAGLELIVDVPAAPVRLECDRVRLTQVFGNILNNASKFTEPGGRVWLTVAPTGGRVTVSVRDTGVGIPAAVIPQLFGLFTQVDRTLNRSQSGLGIGLALVRRLVEMHGGTVSAHSEGVGTGATFTVHLPTSRSA, translated from the coding sequence ATGGGAACGGACCCCAAAGTTAGCCGCCCGCCCGGTTCCGTGACCCGGGTGCTGTTAATCGACGACGACGAGGACGACCGGTTCCTGACCGAGGAGCGCCTGGCGGACGTGCCCGGGCGCCCGTACTCGCTGGACTGGACGCCCCAATACGCGGAGGGGCTCGAGGCGATTTGCACGGGCACACACGACGTGTACCTGTTGGACTTCCACCTCGGGGCGCGGACCGGTATCGAGCTGCTCCGCGAGGCCCGCGCCCGCGGGCGCTCGGCGCCGGTCATTTTGTTCACCGGTCAGGCGCACTCGCGCACCGACTTCGAGGCGCTCGACGCGGGCGCGGACGATTACCTGGAAAAAGCCGGTCTCACCTCGTCCCTCCTGGATCGCGCGATCCGCTTCGCTGTTGCGCAGTCCCGTGCCTCTGCCGAACTGGAGCGCAAGGTGCAAGAGCGGACCGACGAACTGGCCCGGGCGAACGCGGCGCTGCGCGAGGCCGACAAGCGGAAGGACGAGTTCCTCGCGCTCCTGGCCCACGAACTGCGCAACCCGCTCACACCCATCATGAACGCCCTGGAGATCCTCCGGCTCGCGAACGACACGGGCGACACCGTTCGGCGCCAGCGCGAGCGCATGGAGCGCCAGGTCGCGCAGCTCAAGCGCCTCGTCGAAGACCTGCTGGACGTCTCCCGGATCACGACCGGTAAGTTGCGCCTGACCATCGAACCGCTGACCATTCAGGACGTTATGGAGTCCGTGCTCGATATGAGCCGGTCGCTGTTCGAGAAAGCCGGGCTGGAGCTGATCGTGGACGTGCCGGCGGCCCCCGTGCGGCTCGAATGCGACCGGGTCCGGCTCACGCAGGTGTTCGGCAACATCTTGAACAACGCGAGCAAGTTCACCGAGCCGGGGGGCCGCGTGTGGCTCACGGTGGCGCCCACCGGCGGGCGCGTGACGGTGAGCGTGCGCGACACCGGGGTGGGCATTCCCGCGGCCGTGATCCCGCAACTCTTCGGGCTGTTCACGCAGGTCGATCGCACGCTGAACCGGTCGCAATCGGGTCTGGGGATCGGGTTGGCGCTGGTGCGCCGACTGGTGGAGATGCACGGCGGCACGGTCTCTGCACACAGTGAAGGAGTGGGAACCGGAGCGACGTTCACGGTCCACTTGCCCACATCACGTTCGGCTTGA
- a CDS encoding AI-2E family transporter, translating into MSSDWQRALTALSATVVGTVLVALLFWARSIFIPVTLAIFLAFVLAPVVNRLQRRGLGRSPAVIVTVGFLGLVCAGIGAVIAQQVTQLAGTLPDRQEIIKQKITAAKTALVGDGSSRFGSLVDDVTNIISPKPLTTPAMMVESPAPSLAAQMNLYLSPAAEFLGQAAFTFILTVFMLLKREDLRNRMIRLLGSGKVTTTTKAVDDASQRISRYLLSQLMVNTAFGAVITVGLFALDVKYCLLWGFIATMMRYVPYIGTWVGLIPPVLFSFATAPEWGAGWGQPAAVFVLFIGLETICNNFIEPTLYGKSMGLSEVAQLVAAAFWAFLWGPIGLILSGPLTVCLLVLGRHVRQFEFFVVLLGDEPALEPQVAFYQRLTARDQDEAAEVALSAAEESGAEAAFDKVLVPALCLARRDHEDGDLDKADLRYVVGATREIAEEIAELRAPTTGAFEARVRALVVPARDEAEHVAAEVFAMTLDPARWEVKVAGDETLASELVGIVAEFRPAVVVIATMPPGGVTHARYLLARLRQRFPEVKLLVGRWGFESAALDPRSEAIKNTDGIDRTLADTRKRLTEIHATLATEGAGFTEHPAKAESELVGTAGA; encoded by the coding sequence ATGTCTTCGGACTGGCAACGCGCGCTCACCGCGCTGTCTGCGACGGTCGTTGGTACAGTGCTCGTGGCGCTGCTCTTCTGGGCGCGCTCGATTTTTATTCCGGTGACGCTCGCAATTTTCTTGGCGTTCGTGCTGGCTCCTGTCGTTAACCGGTTGCAGCGGCGCGGATTGGGGAGAAGCCCGGCCGTAATTGTTACGGTCGGTTTTCTGGGCCTCGTGTGTGCCGGGATCGGGGCCGTTATCGCGCAGCAGGTCACGCAACTCGCGGGAACACTCCCCGACCGCCAGGAAATCATCAAGCAGAAGATCACCGCGGCCAAAACCGCGCTCGTCGGCGACGGGAGCAGCCGGTTCGGTTCCCTGGTTGATGACGTGACGAACATCATCTCCCCGAAGCCCCTGACGACCCCCGCGATGATGGTCGAATCGCCGGCCCCGTCGTTGGCCGCTCAAATGAACCTGTACCTCAGCCCCGCGGCAGAGTTTTTGGGCCAAGCGGCGTTCACGTTCATCCTGACCGTGTTCATGCTCCTGAAGCGCGAGGACCTGCGCAACCGGATGATCCGACTCCTGGGTTCCGGGAAGGTGACTACAACCACGAAAGCCGTAGACGATGCGTCCCAGCGCATCAGCCGGTACCTGCTCAGCCAACTGATGGTGAACACCGCGTTCGGGGCCGTTATCACAGTTGGGCTGTTCGCCCTCGACGTGAAATACTGTCTGTTGTGGGGCTTCATCGCCACGATGATGCGGTACGTGCCGTACATCGGCACGTGGGTGGGGCTGATCCCGCCGGTGCTGTTCTCGTTCGCCACCGCGCCCGAGTGGGGGGCCGGGTGGGGACAACCGGCCGCGGTGTTCGTGCTGTTCATCGGTTTGGAAACGATCTGCAACAACTTCATCGAGCCCACCCTGTACGGCAAGAGCATGGGCTTGTCGGAAGTTGCACAACTGGTGGCCGCAGCATTCTGGGCGTTCCTGTGGGGGCCGATCGGCCTGATCCTGTCCGGTCCGCTCACCGTGTGCCTCCTGGTGCTCGGGCGCCACGTCCGGCAGTTCGAGTTCTTCGTCGTGCTGCTCGGCGACGAACCGGCACTGGAACCACAGGTCGCGTTCTACCAGCGCCTTACGGCCCGCGACCAGGACGAAGCGGCCGAGGTCGCGCTGAGCGCGGCCGAAGAGAGCGGCGCGGAGGCCGCGTTCGACAAGGTTCTCGTTCCGGCCCTGTGCCTGGCGCGCCGGGACCACGAAGACGGCGATCTGGATAAGGCGGACCTCCGGTACGTGGTGGGCGCGACGCGGGAGATCGCGGAGGAGATTGCGGAGCTGCGGGCGCCGACGACCGGGGCCTTTGAAGCACGGGTGCGCGCGCTCGTGGTCCCCGCCCGCGACGAAGCCGAGCACGTTGCGGCCGAAGTGTTCGCGATGACTCTCGACCCGGCCCGCTGGGAAGTGAAGGTCGCGGGGGATGAAACGCTGGCTTCCGAACTCGTGGGGATCGTCGCCGAGTTCCGGCCCGCGGTGGTCGTGATCGCGACGATGCCGCCCGGGGGCGTGACCCACGCGCGGTACCTGCTGGCCCGGCTGCGCCAGCGGTTCCCGGAAGTGAAACTGCTCGTCGGACGCTGGGGCTTCGAGTCCGCGGCCCTCGACCCGCGCAGCGAAGCCATCAAAAACACTGACGGCATCGACCGAACTCTGGCCGACACCCGCAAGCGCCTCACAGAAATTCACGCGACGCTCGCGACCGAGGGGGCCGGGTTCACGGAGCACCCGGCGAAAGCCGAAAGCGAATTGGTTGGCACGGCGGGTGCATAA
- a CDS encoding DUF883 family protein codes for MADIKDRMKNGIDNAADAAKNATDRAAGATQGAKQEGQNIVDRVKDNAQGLIDRAGDVAGHAREKVQEWAGDARDAARNAGGKAEQWAEDAYSATTDSVGDFGREVTSLVRKHPLPALLIGFGVGLLIGRTARVL; via the coding sequence GTGGCTGATATCAAAGACCGCATGAAGAACGGTATCGATAACGCAGCGGACGCGGCCAAGAACGCGACTGACCGGGCCGCCGGTGCGACCCAGGGCGCGAAGCAAGAAGGCCAGAACATCGTGGACCGCGTGAAGGACAATGCCCAGGGCCTGATCGACCGGGCCGGTGACGTAGCCGGTCACGCCCGCGAGAAGGTCCAGGAGTGGGCCGGCGACGCCCGCGACGCTGCTCGGAACGCTGGTGGCAAGGCGGAACAGTGGGCCGAAGACGCCTACAGCGCCACCACCGATTCGGTCGGCGACTTCGGGCGCGAGGTCACGAGCCTCGTTCGCAAGCACCCGCTCCCGGCCCTGCTCATCGGGTTCGGTGTCGGTCTCCTCATTGGGCGGACCGCCCGCGTGCTTTGA
- a CDS encoding DUF2934 domain-containing protein, whose protein sequence is MASKSPARSGTHTPVTQRTNPAEASESVSLQPTPNPAKTSEDKIRARAFFLWEQAGRPEGDGAEFWLRAEQELVAPR, encoded by the coding sequence ATGGCCAGCAAGAGTCCCGCGCGAAGCGGCACCCATACACCGGTCACCCAGCGTACTAATCCGGCCGAAGCATCGGAATCGGTCTCGCTACAACCTACTCCGAACCCCGCGAAGACGAGCGAGGACAAGATTCGCGCGCGGGCGTTTTTCTTGTGGGAACAAGCCGGCCGCCCGGAAGGGGACGGCGCGGAGTTCTGGCTGCGTGCAGAACAGGAACTTGTTGCCCCGCGGTAG
- a CDS encoding YihY/virulence factor BrkB family protein produces the protein MKMKPRDVWKLLKDSGAKFIEDKAPRIGAALAYYTALSLSPLLLAVVAIAGLAFGEEAARGEIVEQFRDTIGVEAASFVEQLVLKSSSQSDGIFAAVIAGCVLFFGASGVFADMQSALNTIWKVPGRQSEGGILTIVKERLLSFSLVCGAAFLLLVSLVATAVLAGINSRISGWLPGMDALAQVVNFVLNFALTAALFAMIFKWLPETKLSWRDVGVGACVTAGLFSIGRYLIGLYLGKAAVGSTYGAAGAFVVLLVWIYYSTQILLFGAELTFVYAQRFGSGVRTPDGALVEPRAATTPGLAPAAVS, from the coding sequence ATGAAGATGAAGCCACGAGACGTGTGGAAATTGTTGAAAGACTCGGGTGCGAAGTTCATTGAAGACAAGGCGCCGCGGATCGGGGCCGCACTCGCGTATTACACCGCGCTGTCGCTCTCACCGCTGCTGCTGGCTGTGGTCGCCATCGCGGGGCTCGCGTTCGGAGAAGAGGCCGCGCGCGGCGAGATCGTCGAGCAGTTCCGCGACACGATCGGTGTGGAAGCGGCGAGTTTCGTCGAACAGCTCGTGCTGAAGAGCTCGTCGCAGTCCGATGGGATCTTTGCCGCGGTGATCGCCGGGTGCGTGCTGTTCTTCGGCGCTTCGGGCGTGTTCGCGGACATGCAGAGCGCGCTCAACACGATCTGGAAGGTGCCCGGGCGCCAGTCGGAAGGGGGCATCCTGACTATTGTGAAGGAGCGGCTCCTTTCGTTCTCGCTCGTTTGCGGGGCCGCGTTCCTGCTGCTCGTCTCACTCGTCGCGACGGCGGTACTCGCGGGCATCAACAGCCGCATTTCCGGTTGGCTGCCCGGCATGGACGCGCTCGCGCAAGTGGTCAATTTTGTGCTGAATTTCGCGCTCACAGCGGCGCTGTTCGCGATGATCTTCAAGTGGCTGCCGGAGACGAAGCTCTCGTGGCGCGACGTGGGGGTCGGCGCGTGCGTGACGGCCGGGCTGTTCTCGATCGGCCGCTACCTCATCGGGTTGTACCTGGGTAAAGCGGCGGTCGGTTCGACTTACGGTGCCGCGGGCGCGTTCGTGGTACTCTTAGTGTGGATCTACTACTCGACACAAATCCTGCTGTTCGGTGCGGAACTCACGTTCGTGTACGCCCAACGATTCGGGTCCGGGGTCCGCACCCCGGACGGCGCGCTGGTGGAACCGCGCGCGGCAACGACCCCGGGCCTCGCGCCGGCGGCCGTGAGCTAA
- a CDS encoding TspO/MBR family protein, whose product MSSLTCSSVGSTTKPAPGLTGVAVIVAATALVGVLGGLVTAPAVDGWYRDLAKPTWTPPDWVFGPVWTALYAMMAVAASIVWVERNSDDVCCPLAAFGLQLVLNLAWSVCFFGLHSPLLGFLDICLLWVLVAVTMAEFFLVSRLAGLLLLPYWLWVTFAAALNAAIVIHGG is encoded by the coding sequence ATGTCTTCTCTCACGTGCAGTTCTGTCGGTAGCACGACCAAGCCGGCGCCGGGGCTGACCGGGGTCGCAGTAATCGTCGCCGCGACCGCTCTCGTCGGTGTGCTCGGTGGGCTCGTTACCGCTCCCGCGGTGGACGGTTGGTACCGCGACCTCGCGAAGCCGACCTGGACCCCGCCCGACTGGGTGTTCGGCCCGGTGTGGACGGCCCTGTACGCGATGATGGCGGTCGCCGCTTCTATCGTCTGGGTCGAGCGGAACAGCGACGACGTGTGCTGCCCGCTGGCCGCGTTCGGGCTCCAGCTCGTTCTGAACCTGGCCTGGAGCGTGTGCTTCTTCGGCCTGCACAGCCCGCTGCTGGGATTCCTCGACATTTGCCTGTTGTGGGTTTTGGTCGCGGTCACAATGGCCGAATTCTTCCTGGTATCGCGCCTCGCCGGGTTGCTCCTTTTGCCGTACTGGTTGTGGGTCACGTTCGCCGCGGCACTCAATGCCGCGATCGTGATCCACGGCGGTTGA
- a CDS encoding DUF1328 domain-containing protein: MLRWALMFLVVALISALFGFTDVAGTSMVAAKILFFVFLVMFVVSLVLGGRSTRDVV; this comes from the coding sequence ATGCTCCGCTGGGCACTAATGTTCTTGGTCGTCGCGCTGATTTCGGCCCTGTTCGGCTTCACCGACGTGGCCGGCACTTCGATGGTTGCCGCCAAGATCCTGTTCTTCGTGTTCCTGGTGATGTTCGTAGTCTCCCTCGTTTTGGGGGGCCGGTCCACCAGAGACGTCGTCTAG
- a CDS encoding DUF2383 domain-containing protein codes for MSTATDEPTTCDTEALNSLLRGELSAVETYTQAMSKFDDVQVISELQKIRDEHSRAVRELRDRVVLFSGTPAESSAVWGTFTAAVTATAKALGPATVVAALRQGEEHGISAYEDALHNPEIHADCHRMILTDLLPACRKHVEELNHLLGCSHHD; via the coding sequence ATGAGCACGGCAACAGACGAACCGACGACCTGCGATACCGAAGCACTGAACTCGCTGCTGCGGGGCGAACTGTCGGCGGTCGAAACGTACACTCAGGCGATGAGCAAGTTCGACGACGTTCAGGTGATCTCGGAACTGCAAAAGATCCGCGACGAGCACAGCCGCGCGGTGCGCGAGCTGCGCGACCGCGTGGTTCTGTTCAGCGGCACACCGGCGGAAAGCTCCGCGGTCTGGGGGACGTTCACCGCCGCCGTGACCGCGACCGCAAAAGCGCTCGGCCCCGCGACGGTCGTCGCCGCGCTGCGCCAGGGCGAGGAACACGGCATCAGCGCGTATGAAGACGCGCTCCACAATCCGGAAATTCACGCGGATTGTCACCGGATGATTCTGACGGACCTGTTACCCGCGTGCCGGAAGCACGTCGAGGAGCTCAATCACCTTCTCGGTTGCAGTCACCACGATTAA
- a CDS encoding response regulator encodes MPHRSKPITILMADDDPDDRQLTREAFEENHLANDLRFVEDGEELLDYLHQRGKYAAEGAAPLPGLILLDLNMPRKDGREALQEIKSDPRLRNIRIVVMTTSKAEEDVLRSYDLSAASYITKPVTFERLVDVVRALGKYWLEIVELPPDGNGPQS; translated from the coding sequence ATGCCCCACAGGAGCAAGCCAATCACGATCCTGATGGCCGATGACGACCCCGACGACCGCCAACTCACCCGCGAGGCGTTCGAGGAGAACCATTTGGCCAACGATTTGCGGTTCGTGGAGGACGGTGAGGAGCTGCTCGACTACCTGCACCAGCGCGGGAAGTACGCCGCCGAGGGCGCGGCCCCGCTCCCCGGGCTGATCCTCCTCGATCTGAACATGCCGCGGAAGGACGGGCGCGAGGCCCTTCAGGAGATAAAATCGGACCCGCGCTTGCGCAACATCCGCATTGTGGTGATGACGACCTCCAAGGCCGAGGAGGACGTGCTCCGGAGCTACGACCTGTCGGCCGCGTCGTACATCACGAAACCCGTTACCTTCGAGCGCCTGGTCGACGTGGTGCGAGCGCTCGGAAAGTACTGGCTCGAAATAGTGGAGCTTCCTCCCGATGGGAACGGACCCCAAAGTTAG
- a CDS encoding alpha-amylase family glycosyl hydrolase: protein MPATKPIARTRPYPAAEVRRGRASAPAAHPGMGAIPHAAGVAFRVWAPHAESVAVVGTFNNFDKAKNPLTRENDEGYWYADVPGAKIGAEYRFVLQTPAGELSKIDPYAREVTNSVGNGVVHDPNFDWGEEFFPSPKWNEMVIYELHVGTFNDEKPDDPMPATFESIVRRFDHLKRLGVNCIQVMPVAEFAGDRSWGYNPAHMFAVESSYGGPKKFKEFVREAHRNGFAVILDVVYNHFGPSDLDLWRFDGWSENDGGGIYFYQDWRNETPWGATRPDYGRPEVRQFVRDNALMWVEDYHIDGLRMDMTLYIRSVRADGEPNLPDGWTLMQWVNGEIREKHPNTITIAEDLQHNDWITKTVGEGGAGYGSQWDDQFVHPIREAVIAAEDEHRSMGAVAGALTNRYNADAFQRVIYSESHDEVANGKARVVHEIAPGDPKNWFAQKRSTLAAALVFTAPGIPMLFQGQEFLEGEWFRDTVPVDWDKRAEFKGIVRLYRDLINLRLNRGGQTRGLAGQHVQVIRADETAKVIAFHRWMEGGENDSVVVVVNFHRDARENFRIGFPAPGAWKLLLNSDWEGYSTLFGNHPSSDATAEVGECDGLPNHAAVNIGPYSVLVFAQAHNS, encoded by the coding sequence ATGCCCGCGACGAAGCCCATCGCCCGAACTCGACCCTACCCCGCGGCGGAAGTCCGGCGCGGGCGCGCGTCTGCGCCCGCCGCTCACCCCGGGATGGGTGCGATCCCGCACGCCGCGGGGGTCGCGTTCCGGGTTTGGGCGCCGCACGCCGAGAGCGTCGCCGTGGTCGGCACGTTCAACAACTTCGACAAGGCCAAGAACCCGCTGACGCGCGAGAACGACGAGGGCTATTGGTACGCCGACGTGCCCGGCGCGAAGATCGGCGCGGAGTACCGCTTCGTGCTCCAGACGCCGGCGGGCGAGCTCTCGAAGATCGATCCCTACGCGCGCGAGGTGACCAACTCCGTCGGCAACGGCGTCGTTCACGATCCGAACTTCGATTGGGGCGAGGAGTTCTTCCCCAGCCCGAAGTGGAACGAGATGGTCATCTACGAACTGCACGTTGGCACGTTCAACGACGAGAAACCGGACGACCCGATGCCCGCGACGTTCGAGAGCATCGTGCGCCGGTTCGATCACCTGAAGCGCCTCGGGGTGAACTGCATCCAGGTGATGCCGGTGGCGGAGTTCGCGGGCGACCGGTCCTGGGGGTACAACCCGGCCCACATGTTCGCGGTCGAGAGTTCCTACGGCGGCCCAAAGAAGTTCAAGGAGTTCGTGCGCGAGGCGCACCGCAACGGGTTCGCGGTCATTCTCGACGTGGTTTACAACCACTTCGGGCCGAGCGACCTCGACCTGTGGCGGTTCGATGGGTGGAGCGAGAACGATGGCGGTGGGATCTACTTCTACCAGGACTGGCGCAACGAGACCCCGTGGGGCGCGACCCGGCCCGATTACGGGCGCCCCGAAGTGCGCCAGTTCGTCCGCGACAACGCGCTCATGTGGGTCGAGGACTACCACATTGACGGGCTCCGTATGGACATGACTCTGTACATCCGCAGCGTGCGCGCGGACGGCGAGCCGAACCTCCCGGACGGTTGGACCCTGATGCAGTGGGTGAACGGCGAGATCCGCGAGAAGCACCCGAACACGATCACCATCGCCGAAGACCTGCAACACAACGACTGGATCACGAAGACGGTCGGAGAGGGCGGGGCCGGGTACGGGAGCCAGTGGGACGACCAGTTCGTTCACCCGATCCGCGAAGCCGTTATTGCGGCCGAAGACGAGCACCGGTCGATGGGCGCGGTCGCGGGGGCGCTCACCAACCGGTACAACGCAGACGCGTTCCAGCGCGTGATCTACAGCGAGAGCCACGACGAAGTCGCCAACGGTAAGGCCCGCGTGGTCCACGAGATCGCGCCGGGCGACCCGAAGAACTGGTTCGCGCAGAAGCGGTCCACGCTCGCCGCGGCCCTGGTGTTCACCGCGCCGGGCATTCCGATGCTCTTTCAGGGGCAGGAATTCCTGGAGGGCGAGTGGTTCCGGGACACGGTCCCCGTTGATTGGGACAAGCGCGCGGAGTTCAAAGGGATCGTGCGCCTGTACCGCGACCTCATCAACCTGCGGTTGAACCGGGGCGGTCAGACGCGGGGGCTGGCCGGGCAGCACGTTCAGGTGATTCGCGCCGATGAGACGGCAAAAGTGATCGCGTTTCACCGGTGGATGGAGGGTGGGGAAAATGATTCTGTTGTAGTAGTTGTGAACTTTCACCGTGACGCACGAGAGAACTTCCGGATCGGCTTCCCGGCACCAGGGGCATGGAAGTTGCTCCTCAACTCAGACTGGGAGGGTTACAGCACACTGTTCGGCAACCACCCTTCCTCCGACGCGACCGCCGAAGTCGGCGAGTGCGACGGGTTGCCGAACCACGCGGCCGTAAACATCGGCCCGTACAGCGTGCTGGTGTTCGCACAAGCCCACAACTCCTGA